The Penicillium digitatum chromosome 6, complete sequence genome has a window encoding:
- a CDS encoding C2 calcium-dependent membrane targeting: MEDSQPQSLPVHTIDKYGPKFVEKADKIHRRLTMDGESKPAGGFDATPIPKAPPGYTLKITFHRAEDLPIADFGSFSSDPYVSAHMVVDLPKRHKQDPDLRFRTPTIRKDMNPKWECEWIVANVPASGFQLKCHLMDEDPTDHDDKLGIAFIDAPTLSEDWAGFKERSFKVKKRFGSKRVYVFTNVTAFTTGHRKESWLVVSIECLGKTPGTEGGQVYTVGPNHWFKHFSPLIGRLAGVKDEVQSKDGTGKSISRYNFQAIQMQLTGPIPAELYHRYVEFKPFVAGMFQAQSLRGRILHKALHHQHQRIYNFDRTTLHGSFQTPCRELAQKFLEFAHYGQGGRIFTYVLTLDGQLRFTETGKEFGIDMLSKHTMHSDVSIYIAYSGEFFLRRRKHRHRRNSPVERVERAENSEYAESSTVPTDEFPVEEDENRNEDEDLDQTEEGIPISTNPADYELFIDNDSGTYRPNAEKLPLLQEFISSNFPGLHVTTLDCQADAERMGNLKNEQREFKKNAGNVIMFLQQSSTSSLSISSSEEDELNERSGQSKQRGDLSRRVHEMRDLRGQVMRWVEADEKPDGHKHKHRYFSTRERPVSTGAVTTDPKNGTSQFTT, translated from the exons ATGGAAGACTCCCAACCCCAGTCATTACCTGTCCATACCATCGACAAGTATGGCCCCAAATTCGTCGAGAAGGCCGACAAGATACATCGCCGGCTCACTATGGATGGAGAGTCAAAACCTGCCGGAGGCTTCGATGCCACTCCCATCCCCAAAGCCCCACCAGGCTACACCCTCAAAATTACTTTCCATCGCGCAGAAGACCTACCCATCGCAGATTTTGGCAGTTTCTCCTCCGATCCCTATGTCTCTGCACATATGGTAGTCGACCTGCCGAAGCGCCACAAACAAGACCCCGACCTGCGTTTCCGCACCCCGACCATACGCAAGGACATGAATCCCAAGTGGGAATGCGAATGGATTGTCGCAAATGTCCCCGCTTCGGGATTTCAGTTGAAATGTCATCTCATGGACGAGGACCCCACGGATCACGATGATAAGCTAGGAATCGCTTTCATCGACGCTCCTACACTTTCGGAGGACTGGGCAGGTTTCAAGGAAAGGTCTTTTAAAGTTAAAAAGCGCTTTGGGAGCAAGCGCGTCTACGTTTTTACAAACGTCACCGCTTTTACGACCGGGCACCGCAAGGAGTCTTGGTTGGTGGTCAGTATCGAGTGTCTTGGCAAAACTCCTGGCACAGAGGGGGGTCAGGTCTACACTGTTGGTCCCAACCATTGGTTTAAGCATTTTTCTCCTTTAATTGGACGGCTGGCTGGCGTTAAAGACGAGGTTCAAAGCAAAGATGGTACTGGCAAGTCTATTAGCCGTTACAA TTTTCAAGCCATTCAGATGCAGCTCACAGGCCCCATTCCCGCCGAGCTATACCATCGGTATGTGGAATTCAAGCCATTCGTGGCTGGAATGTTCCAGGCGCAGAGTCTACGAGGGCGTATCCTGCATAAAGCGCTtcaccaccaacaccagCGCATCTATAATTTCGATCGCACTACCTTACATGGGTCCTTCCAGACGCCTTGCCGTGAACTTGCGCAGAAGTTTTTAGAATTTGCACACTATGGTCAAGGAGGGCGGATCTTCACCTATGTGCTCACCCTGGACGGACAACTCCGGTTCACAGAGACTGGCAAGGAATTTGGCATTGATATGCTGAGCAAGCACACCATGCACAGTGATGTGTCTATCTACATTGCGTACTCGGGTGAATTCTTCCTTCGGCGGCGCAAGCATCGCCATCGCCGTAACTCCCCGGTAGAGCGTGTAGAGCGCGCTGAGAATTCAGAGTACGCAGAATCGAGCACAGTACCCACAGACGAATTCCCCgtggaggaagatgagaaccgcaatgaggatgaggatctAGATCAAACTGAAGAAGGGATTCCAATTTCGACCAATCCAGCGGACTACGAACTCTTTATTGATAACGACAGTGGAACATACCGTCCCAATGCAGAGAAGCTACCACTCCTACAGGAATTCATATCTTCCAACTTCCCCGGTCTCCATGTTACCACTCTGGATTGCCAGGCGGATGCGGAACGAATGGGGAATCTGAAGAACGAGCAGCGCGAATTCAAGAAGAATGCTGGCAATGTCATTATGTTCCTGCAGCAAAGCAGCACGTCTTCGCTGTCAATCTCCAGCTCGGAAGAGGATGAGCTCAATGAGCGCAGTGGCCAATCCAAGCAACGAGGAGATCTTTCCCGACGAGTCCACGAGATGCGTGATCTACGAGGACAGGTTATGCGTTGGGTAGAAGCGGATGAAAAGCCCGATGGCCACAAGCACAAGCATCGGTACTTTTCTACCCGTGAGCGCCCCGTATCGACTGGTGCGGTCACCACTGACCCCAAGAATGGGACAAGTCAGTTCACGACTTGA
- a CDS encoding ARF GTPase activator (Csx2), putative: MGNVGSRLDDAGNLFFKDQNRFSIASVTISNPRRRLLTLSPNAFPAARFAAKRDAGDDTPIEYIQDPDTPSAAPVPTFMLRLSNDEELIFNFTFIIRQTQTGNAPNSVNGVSTTMPEVADTSLMGLTFAHASNSKELDNLITREFHANPNLQNNSNVQLIGDYSTGGTPSVSFEWSWRWKPPKVTEDKGGGWRNSCSFLDYDQRTNRLNTLAHFSFWVHNSMRTLPSPQISSPNLELPVFPRSRISSTQSVVSHYSDAESTYTPSTFPPEPVEKSLPLPPPPPPPPPPLPSVPPPPPPAKVDLPHSRVGDEMSGVEDGPLFRATMKALESKTSNMRSKIKKVLKKAESAQLAQANCNEAMEAFLSSLNDASTSNSNAIQPALDHYFEKIARQILNYEQLNTVQLQKLVIDPLVKLYNNDIKQAEAKKKDWDEESRDYYAYVSRYLGQRQDSLKEKKRAESDSKYQVKRRNFELRRFDYSSFMQDLHGGRKEQEVLSHLTKYASCQVKNFLSAAKKVEGMTPQLDALIHEVDQADKEFQFQRTEREEKRRALENGSNPYLEPDVVGGPMSIPIIPPGTANGGPSTEVELGRADSTGSQIRGVTSNTSSISSQANAGSIASPTGISAPASSSTVVSNAGQNRFKGIRDLEEQNSLGCDRTSGQQRKEGLLWALSRPGSHIDPKGINKQAWHKFWIVLDQGKLSEYSNWKQKLDLHMDPIDLRMASVREARNAERRFCFEVITPQFKRIYQATSEDDMSNWIRSINNALQSAVEGQETSASSASRNNALTNRDIGSALTGKSSSVSGHHSHSNSSSGSGNSAGVIRRTTVGARPGYVRHDGNTFEENPAKLLQVVRDADQGNNWCADCGSSSKVEWVSINLGIILCIECSGIHRSLGTHISKIRSLTLDVHSFSNDIVEILLQIGNRVSNMIWEATLDQKLKPSASSTREQRLKFITAKYVDRAYVEHLPSPRSRFATPGETLLASIKQNDIQGVLYGLALRGNVNITDRSRNTHATFLALAAADPASPGAPPTTLAARSSAKAIPFPIAELLVQNGAEIPPQPPSIPLSPAAKLYLSQRTARPSTFSVPPPPLGGKSSANDTLGSLPIIRSKESSSSSNAPTLAESRDKDREKLSKRGSAGARFAGKVASLGIDR, encoded by the exons ATGGGGAATGTTGGCAGCCGCCTTGACGATGCGGGGAACTTGTTTTTCAAGGATCAGAATCGCT TCTCGATCGCATCCGTCACGATAAGCAACCCACGACGTCGTCTTCTGACTCTATCCCCCAACGCGTTCCCTGCGGCGAGGTTCGCAGCCAAGCGCGATGCCGGCGACGACACTCCGATCGAATATATTCAG GACCCCGACACCCCCTCCGCTGCTCCGGTCCCAACGTTCATGCTTCGCCTGTCGAACGACGAGGAGCTGATCTTCAACTTTACCTTTATCATTCGTCAAACACAGACCGGCAATGCTCCAAACTCTGTCAATGGTGTCTCAACAACTATGCCCGAGGTGGCAGACACCAGTCTCATGGGCCTCACGTTCGCTCACGCATCCAATTCGAAGGAACTGGATAATCTGATCACAAGAGAGTTCCATGCGAACCCCAACCTTCAGAATAACTCGAATGTCCAACTAATCGGAGATTACTCTACTGGGGGTACCCCGTCCGTGTCATTCGAATGGTCATGGAGATGGAAGCCTCCGAAGGTAACAGAGGACAAAGGCGGCGGCTGGCGCAACAGCTGCAGCTTTTTGGATTATGACCAGAGAACTAACCGCCTCAACACACTTGCCCATTTTTCCTTCTGGGTGCACAACTCCATGCGTACCCTACCGAGTCCCCAGATCTCATCGCCAAACCTGGAGTTACCCGTCTTCCCGCGCTCTCGTATTTCATCGACTCAATCTGTCGTATCTCATTATAGCGATGCCGAATCCACCTACACTCCCTCCACTTTTCCGCCTGAGCCAGTAGAGAAGAGTCTCCCgctccctcccccccctcctcctcctccccctcctctGCCATCTGtgccccctcccccaccaCCAGCTAAGGTGGACCTCCCACATTCGCGGGTAGGCGATGAGATGAGCGGAGTGGAGGACGGACCCTTATTCCGGGCTACTATGAAAGCGCTAGAATCGAAGACAAGCAACATGCGCAGCAAAATTAAAAAGGTGCTCAAGAAAGCCGAGAGCGCGCAGCTAGCGCAAGCCAATTGCAACGAGGCCATGGAAGCGTTTCTATCCTCATTGAATGATGCATCCACGTCCAATTCAAATGCTATTCAACCCGCTTTGGATCACTACTTCGAGAAGATCGCTCGCCAGATTTTGAACTACGAGCAGCTCAACACGGTGCAACTTCAAAAACTCGTGATTGATCCTCTGGTCAAGCTATATAACAACGACATCAAACAAGCAGAAGCCAAAAAGAAGGACTGGGATGAAGAAAGCCGTGACTATTACGCATATGTCAGTCGGTATCTGGGCCAGCGGCAGGACTCactgaaagagaagaagcgtGCCGAGAGCGATTCAAAGTATCAAGTCAAGCGGCGGAATTTCGAATTGAGGCGATTCGATTACTCCTCTTTTATGCAAGATCTCCACGGAGGTCGCAAAGAGCAAGAGGTTCTCTCACACCTCACCAAGTATGCAAGTTGCCAAGTCAAGAATTTCCTGTCAGCCGCCAAAAAGGTTGAAGGGATGACCCCTCAGCTGGATGCCCTTATTCACGAGGTGGACCAGGCCGACAAGGAGTTCCAATTCCAGCGTACAGAACGCGAAGAGAAGCGCCGGGCTCTGGAAAATGGCAGTAACCCATATCTTGAGCCTGACGTTGTGGGCGGCCCAATGAGTATACCTATCATCCCTCCGGGAACTGCTAATGGCGGTCCTTCTACCGAGGTCGAGCTCGGTAGGGCCGATAGCACAGGCTCCCAGATCCGAGGAGTCACTAGCAATACCTCATCAATTTCATCTCAAGCAAATGCGGGATCCATTGCATCACCCACAGGGATCAGTGCACCTGCGTCAAGCTCGACGGTAGTCAGTAATGCGGGCCAGAATCGCTTCAAGGGTATCCGAGATCTTGAGGAACAGAACAGTCTTGGATGTGATCGAACCAGTGGCCAACAGCGGAAAGAAGGCCTCCTGTGGGCACTATCCCGTCCAGGGTCTCACATCGACCCCAAGGGGATCAACAAGCAGGCATGGCACAA ATTTTGGATTGTCTTGGATCAAGGAAAATTATCCGAGTATAGCAACTGGAAACAAAAACTGGATCTACATATGGACCCCATCGATCTGCGCATGGCATCCGTCCGTGAAGCTCGAAATGCGGAGCGACGGTTCTGTTTCGAAGTGATCACACCCCAGTTCAAACGTATTTACCAAGCCACATCCGAGGACGACATGTCCAATTGGATCAGGTCTATCAACAACGCGCTGCAAAGCGCGGTCGAAGGCCAGGAGACTTCAGCTTCTTCCGCGTCTAGGAATAATGCGCTGACCAATCGGGATATTGGCTCCGCTCTAACAGGGAAAAGCTCGTCTGTGTCTGGTCACCATTCCCATTCCAACTCTagctctggctctggcaACAGCGCCGGCGTCATCCGCCGAACTACAGTCGGTGCGCGTCCGGGCTATGTCCGTCATGATGGCAACACCTTTGAAGAGAATCCTGCAAAACTTCTGCAGGTTGTACGGGATGCGGACCAAGGCAACAACTGGTGTGCTGATTGCGGATCCTCATCCAAGGTTGAGTGGGTGTCCATCAACCTCGGAATCATTCTCTGCATTGAATGTAGTGGTATTCACCGCTCTCTGGGTACGCACATATCCAAGATCCGCTCTCTCACGTTGGATGTACACTCCTTCTCGAACGACATTGTCGAGATTCTCCTGCAGATTGGCAACCGCGTCAGCAATATGATTTGGGAGGCGACCCTAGATCAAAAGCTCAAGCCGAGCGCCAGTTCTACACGGGAGCAGCGGTTGAAATTTATCACCGCCAAATATGTTGATCGAGCCTACGTTGAGCATCTGCCTTCACCACGTTCTCGCTTCGCGACGCCTGGCGAAACACTTCTCGCCTCAATCAAACAGAACGACATCCAAGGCGTCCTCTACGGCCTCGCCCTGCGTGGTAACGTAAACATTACCGATCGCTCCCGCAACACCCACGCCACTTTCCTAGCCCTCGCCGCCGCTGATCCTGCGTCCCCAGGCGCCCCACCGACCACTCTCGCCGCCAGGTCTAGCGCAAAAGCCATCCCGTTCCCTATCGCCGAGCTGCTAGTCCAAAATGGCGCAGAGATCCCGCCACAGCCCCCCTCCATCCCTCTCTCCCCCGCAGCCAAGCTCTACCTCAGCCAACGGACCGCCCGCCCATCTACCTTTAGCGTGCCTCCACCGCCACTGGGTGGAAAGTCCTCTGCGAACGATACCCTGGGCTCCCTCCCAATTATCCGCAGCAAggaatcttcttcttcgtcaaaCGCTCCAACTCTCGCAGAAAGCAGAGATAAAGACAGAGAGAAGCTCTCCAAAAGAGGAAGCGCTGGTGCCCGCTTTGCGGGAAAAGTGGCTTCACTTGGAATTGATCGATAA
- a CDS encoding DNA excision repair protein Rad16, putative, whose amino-acid sequence MRRNLRPRTTIPDSDDDVPLSETSLRNSSPLRRSSRSGPLQVSGSSLSQSRPRVIKDSETDEDDDVGLSDSVVPDSFISGRIAVVVPMKNESPSDSNSRTSLGNQSTSYSTPATEFDTKIATKPSARINAADRVKKLQSSTLSLGNSQRGRKRSAAVLTEDDDASDVPLAYAYKKKTVKRPTGALSVQPDLENFDTALAKYKYPRATAEQRLLADKFVDEHLEYESDPDSRPVRFPPLSPEPPGSLGSGTSYSDTSEDPLEGRTPSALGEDLNGDFDDSEADLPPTWEEQRKARRIERDRKNLVSKHPAIGTMWDVLKAQPIIQPKEAKQPVSITRKLKPFQLEGLNWMIAQEKTQYKGGLLGDEMGMGKTIQAVSLIMSDFPQPDPTLVLVPPVALMQWVSEIKEYTDGKLKVLVYHNSDAKVKKLTQAEIRKYDVIMISYASLESIYRKQEKGFSRGETMVKANSVIHAVHYHRLILDEAHSIKSRTTGVARACFALEANYKWCLSGTPVQNRIGEFFSLLRFLQVKPFACYFCKQCDCEQLQWTSTKEGRCTDCSHTGFMHISIFNKEILNPIIEGKTQQQRKDGLDKLRLITDHIMLRRMKQQHTKSMELPAKRITLHNEFFGEIEQDFSRSIMTNSTRKFDTYVSEGVMLNNYANIFGLIMQMRQVANHPDLILKKKAEVGFNIAVCCICDEPAEDAIRSQCRHEFCRQCAKDFIQSFQDDSKHVDCPRCHIALSIDLEQPTLAEYEESVKKNSIINRISMESWTSSTKIEMLLYELFKERGKSHTPKSIIFSQFTSMLQLVEWRLRHAGFSTVMLDGSMTPAQRQKSIEYFMTKPEVEVFLVSLKAGGVALNLTEASRVFIIDPWWNPAAEWQSADRSHRIGQQRPCVVTRLCIEDSVESRIIQLQEKKANLIRGTLNKDQAAALEKLTPEDMQFLFRGT is encoded by the exons ATGAGGCGCAATCTGAGACCCAGAACCACAATCCCTGATTCAGACGATGATGTACCATTAAGCGAAACGTCATTGAGGAATTCCTCCCCTCTCCGTCGATCAAGTCGATCAGGACCTCTGCAAGTCAGTGGATCATCCCTTTCTCAATCTCGACCTCGTGTCATAAAAGATTCCGAAacagatgaggatgatgatgtcgGTCTATCGGACTCAGTGGTACCAGACAGTTTTATTTCAGGCAGAATTGCGGTGGTTGTGCCCATGAAAAACGAATCTCCCAGTGATTCAAATTCTCGGACTTCACTTGGGAATCAGTCCACGAGCTATAGTACCCCAGCTACTGAATTCGATACCAAGATTGCAACAAAGCCGTCGGCGCGTATCAATGCCGCCGATCGCGTGAAAAAACTACAGTCGAGCACATTATCCCTAGGAAATTCccaaagaggaagaaaacgATCCGCAGCTGTTTTGactgaggatgatgatgccTCTGATGTTCCACTAGCTTATGCctacaaaaaaaagacggTAAAACGACCTACGGGTGCTCTGTCTGTCCAACCCGATCTCGAGAATTTCGATACCGCTCTGGCCAAATACAAATACCCACGTGCGACAGCAGAACAACGGTTGCTCGCAGACAAATTCGTCGATGAACACTTGGAATACGAATCGGACCCAGATTCTCGACCAGTACGCTTCCCTCCGTTGAGCCCTGAGCCACCAGGATCACTTGGTTCTGGCACTTCTTACTCGGATACCTCAGAGGATCCCCTAGAGGGCAGAACTCCCAGTGCGCTCGGGGAAGACCTCAATGGCGATTTTGACGACTCTGAAGCTGATCTGCCCCCGACCTGGGAAGAGCAGCGGAAAGCTCGCCGT ATAGAAAGAGACCGAAAGAACCTGGTGAGCAAACATCCTGCCATTGGTACCATGTGGGATGTGCTCAAAGCACAACCGATTATCCAACCAAAGGAAGCCAAGCAACCTGTGTCCATTACTCGAAAACTTAAGCCATTTCAACTGGAGGGCTTGAACTGGATGATAGCACAGGAAAAGACTCAATACAAGGGTGGCTTATTGGGGGATGAGATGGGCATGGGAAAAACTATCCAAGCAGTATCACTCATCATGTCCGATTTCCCCCAGCCGGATCCTACTCTTGTCCTCGTGCCACCGGTAGCTTTGATGCAGTGGGTATCCGAGATCAAGGAATACACGGATGGAAAGCTGAAAGTTTTGGTCTACCACAATTCCGACGCGAAAGTCAAAAAGTTGACACAGGCTGAAATTCGCAAATACGATGTCATCATGATTTCCTATGCAAGTCTCGAATCCATTTATCGCAAGCAGGAGAAAGGTTTCTCGCGCGGGGAAACGATGGTCAAGGCAAACAGTGTCATCCACGCAGTCCACTATCACCGCCTCATTCTTGACGAGGCGCATAGTATCAAGTCGCGTACCACGGGGGTTGCCAGAGCATGCTTTGCCTTGGAGGCTAATTACAAGTGGTGCCTATCGGGCACACCTGTACAGAACCGGATTGGAGaattcttttctcttctacgCTTTCTACAAGTCAAGCCATTCGCATGCTACTTTTGTAAACAGTGCGATTGCGAACAACTCCAGTGGACCTCGACCAAAGAGGGGCGTTGTACTGATTGCTCTCACACTGGGTTTATGCATATTTCAATCTTCAACAAGGAGATTCTCAACCCAATCATCGAGGGGAAAACTCAGCAACAGCGTAAAGACGGTCTTGATAAACTCCGTCTGATCACTGATCACATTATGCTCCGCCGAATGAAGCAACAGCACACAAAGTCGATGGAGCTTCCAGCTAAACGTATCACCTTGCACAATGAATTTTTCGGCGAGATCGAACAAGATTTCTCACGCAGCATTATGACGAACTCGACTAGAAAATTCGATACCTATGTCAGCGAGGGTGTCATGTTGAACAACTATGCCAATATCTTCGGATTAATCATGCAGATGCGCCAAGTTGCGAATCATCCCGATCTGATTTTGAAGAAAAAAGCGGAAGTAGGGTTCAACATTGCTGTGTGTTGCATATGTGATGAGCCTGCAGAAGATGCCATTCGATCTCAGTGCCGTCATGAATTCTGTCGTCAATGCGCCAAGGACTTTATCCAGTCCTTTCAGGACGACAGCAAGCACGTCGACTGTCCACGGTGCCATATCGCCCTTTCCATTGATTTAGAACAGCCCACCCTTGCAGAATACGAAGAGTCCGTCAAGAAGAATTCCATCATCAACCGCATCTCCATGGAAAGTTGGACTTCGTCCACCAAAATCGAGATGCTCCTCTACGAACTCTTCAAGGAGCGAGGCAAAAGCCATACCCCCAAATCCATCATCTTCTCCCAATTCACATCCATGCTACAACTGGTCGAGTGGCGGCTACGCCATGCCGGGTTCAGCACCGTAATGCTGGATGGATCGATGACCCCGGCACAGCGGCAAAAGTCCATTGAATATTTCATGACTAAGCCTGAGGTTGAGGTTTTCTTGGTCTCTCTCAAGGCTGGTGGGGTGGCCCTCAACCTAACAGAAGCATCCCGAGTTTTCATTATCGACCCGTGGTGGAATCCCGCGGCGGAATGGCAAAGCGCCGATCGCAGTCACCGAATCGGCCAGCAGCGGCCTTGCGTGGTCACTCGACTCTGCATCGAGGACTCAGTCGAGTCGCGAATCATTCAACttcaagagaagaaagccaaTCTCATCCGAGGTACCCTGAATAAAGATCAAGCCGCAGCATTGGAAAAGCTGACCCCGGAGGACATGCAGTTTCTCTTCCGAGGAACCTGA
- a CDS encoding DNA repair protein Rad7, protein — MPGTSLYLKSLNMTGRRRARQPTQPTQPQGIRGPRSALTDYLASNNISAQQIRDDWDRRQAEAQRQSDQAEQESSNSIEESRSPSVLRSPEDPIKKRKRQQAIARIKNSKEFAKRKARFSGDYGDENDDDFLALQIHEERNRPKPGQLANCEICDKRFTVTPYSKAGPNGGLLCVDCSKKQKNDEKKPPAKKRAPGIGRRQNQANLLDGLTPHGTQSLLETCIKKVADYIHDVEDFGDLPPSLLLRLGQILSRRRAVTSRTLDLFLRPQYTSIDLFDCAKLGTDDYHKILASMPRLTKVNLRFTTPMKDQIFHYMMERDMKIKDLHLDGPNLVTDACWRQLFMKLGHRFLSIKLWNLDSTFDNETARVMCLHCPNLQRLKLKFLHKIGNDTLDGILTLKSLQHLSLRFLGEIETKTEPLLEILSSIGPQLETLSLEEFQFADDRLLLHIHEHCSHLTKLRLTLNSTFTDKGLAAFFTGWSNPALTYVDLNSLRDVDMSNPAGPEEPIGLASDGFVALMEHSGSKIQHLNIASCRHVSYKAFEQVFAEGKAYPNLKYLDISFSTVVDDYIAQRIFRCCPALQRLVVFACFNIRDVHIPRELALIGTVGATIKIDGITQTETI, encoded by the exons ATGCCGGGAA CCTCGCTTTACTTAAAATCTCTAAATAT GACAGGCAGGAGACGGGCAAGACAGCCAACTCAGCCAACTCAGCCCCAGGGCATTCGAGGCCC ACGCTCTGCCTTGACTGACTATCTTGCT TCAAACAATATCTCAGCTCAACAAATTCGCGATGATTGGGACCGCCGGCAAGCTGAGGCACAGCGCCAGTCTGACCAAGCTGAACAGGAATCATCCAATTCAATTGAAGAATCCAGGTCTCCATCGGTATTGAGGTCACCGGAGGACCCGATCAAAAAGCGCAAGCGCCAACAAGCCATTGCAAGGATCAAAAATAGCAAGGAGTTTGCTAAGCGCAAGGCTCGCTTTAGTGGCGATTACGgtgatgagaatgatgacgaTTTCCTTGCGCTACAGATCcatgaagaaagaaaccgaCCGAAACCGGGTCAGCTTGCAAACTGCGAGATCTGCGACAAGCGTTTTACTGTAACTCCCTACAGCAAGGCCGGTCCGAACGGAGGATTGCTTTGCGTTGATTGCTCtaagaagcaaaagaacGACGAGAAAAAGCCTCCGGCCAAGAAACGTGCCCCTGGAATTGGACGCCGTCAGAATCAAGCTAACCTACTTGATGGGCTGACTCCTCATGGCACTCAGAGTCTGCTGGAAACCTGCATCAAG aaagTGGCAGATTATATCCATGACGTTGAGGATTTCGGTGATTTGCCTCCTTCTTTGCTGTTACGTCTCGGTCAGATCTTGTCCAGAAGGCGGGCCGTGACTTCACGGACCTTGGATCTGTTCTTACGACCTCAATACACATCTATCGACCTGTTCGATTGTGCTA AACTTGGTACGGATGATTACCACAAGATCCTGGCTTCCATGCCTCGTCTTACAAAGGTCAATCTTCGGTTTACCACTCCAATGAAGGACCAGATCTTCCACTATATGATGGAGCGTGATATGAAGATCAAAGATCTCCATCTAGATGGGCCAAACCTTGTGACTGATGCCTGTTGGCGCCAACTTTTCATGAAACTTGGTCATCGTTTCCTGAGCATCAAGCTGTGGAACCTAGATTCTACCTTTGATAACGAAACTGCTCGAGTAATGTGCCTTCATTGCCCTAACCTTCAGCGATTGAAACTGAAGTTTTTACACAAAATTGGCAATGACACGCTTGACGGAATTTTGACGCTCAAGTCGCTTCAGCATTTGTCGTTGCGTTTTCTTGGGGAGATTGAGACTAAGACTGAGCCTCTCCTTGAAATCCTGAGTAGTATTGGCCCACAACTGGAAACCCTCTCTCTGGAGGAATTCCAGTTCGCCGATGATCGACTCTTGCTGCATATCCATGAGCACTGCAGTCATCTGACCAAACTTCGTCTTACTCTCAATTCGACCTTCACCGATAAGGGTCTAGCCGCGTTCTTCACAGGCTGGTCTAATCCGGCCCTTACCTATGTGGACTTGAACTCCCTCCGGGACGTGGACATGTCGAATCCCGCCGGTCCGGAGGAGCCTATAGGGCTTGCATCCGATGGCTTCGTTGCGCTCATGGAACATTCGGGCTCGAAAATTCAACACTTGAACATCGCGTCGTGCCGTCACGTTTCATACAAAGCGTTCGAGCAGGTTTTCGCAGAAGGCAAGGCATATCCCAACCTCAAATATCTTGACATTTCCTTCAGCACTGTCGTGGACGACTACATTGCGCAGCGCATCTTCCGGTGCTGTCCGGCCCTTCAGAGACTTGTTGTCTTTGCTTGCTTCAACATTCGCGATGTCCATATCCCTAGAGAACTTGCTCTGATCGGGACTGTAGGAGCGACTATCAAAATCGATGGAATCACCCAGACTGAGACCATCTGA